GCATTGGAGATGGTCTGTGCCGGCGGGTGCAGGCTGGTCTGGCTGCCCAGACTGCTGCTGTAACTGCAGAAGCTGCGGAGCTGTGCGCGGGGGGGGTTGTGGGTGGCGATGCGACGGGCCTGCGGGTTGAAGGGATCTTCCTCGTCAATGTCGTCATAATCCCGATCCCTGGAAGGAAGGAGGGGCAGTGCGGCCCTTTAGCCACCCTCTGACAACGCCGGGACCATGGCCCAGCCCAGAGGGGCAGCCCCCGGGGACGGGAAAGGGGCCTCTCTCTGGGCAGTCTCAGCACAGGCGCCGCGATGAGAGCACAGCCGTGGAGTCTGAACCCGGGGCGAGTTCGCCCAGCCTTGTGCCCAATCTGTGGAGAACAGGACCCTCAAATCCGCCCTCCTCCCGCCAGCCCCACACTTCACTGGGGGAAggcagggccccagggctgggagagctggcACAGGGCAAACCCACGGCAACTGGACGCCATCACTTTGGAGGAAGGAACAAGCCAAGAGACATGACCCGGTACTGCCACTGCCTGAAGCGTTCAGGACCCAGGCCCTGGGCATGGCAGCGACGCTCCCCGGGATTCATGAGGAGCCAGAGACAGCCAGGGTGCCAGGGAAGGGCGGCTCAGAGAGCCAGCTCCTAGGGCAAGGAGGCAGGCGGCCATCCATGGCACTGAGCCAGATCACCCACCCTCTGTGGGTTACATACTCCCGGGTGGTGCCTGGCCAGCCGCATGCCGCATTACAGCCCGGCTCCCCAGACTGGTGGGGAGCTCAACGACTCCCACCATCCGCCTCAAGCGAGCACCAGCGGCGCGATCCCAGGATTGGACTCACCTGTCGGCAAAGTGCTTCCAGGCCCGCGGCATGGCACAGATGAGCGTGGAGAAGGACGTGGCGGCCAGCAGGGAGAACAACGCCAGATAGAGCAAGCCCTCCACCCCATCGTAGCAGATGCCCATCAGCCCGTCCAGGTAATCCTGCAGTGGGGACAGACCACGCAGTCTTGCTCCTTCCCCCCGTGCTCCCGCTGGGCTGGCAGGCAGCACAGTGCCAGCCCCAGGGTGAGCCACGTCACGGGAGGGAAAGCACCCCCTCCCCTGATGCCTTGGCAGAGATGCCCCACCCACCTTGTGCAGGCCCCGGCAGTCCAGCATGGCCGTCAGCTGGTGCAGGCTGGTCTCGGAGGAGTTCAGCAGCTGCTGGATTCCGAGCAGGTCTTTCTGCGGCCGAGAGAGGAGGGGCAAGGCAGAGGCACTGAggccagctgggcagctggaggagctggcgGCAGCACAGGTTGGGGGGCGTGGTGGGTggcgggggaggcaggggcaggtgCACGCCGCACCTCGGCCCGGGGGAGCCCTGCGTCTCCCCTAAACGTGGCGGCTGGGGACGTGGTCTGTATGGAGCTTTGGGAGATaaccaccctgccccagccacagctgaacttccacccccaacgtcTTGTGTGTTCCAGACACCTCTGAACTGTTCTGGCCTCGGCTGCAGGATTTCGGGTGGGGCTAGAACGCCTCCCTCGTccgtccatccctcccccccgaGCTCTCAGCCCAGGAGGAGCCGTGCCCATCCTGCAGAGCGGCTGGGGAGAGGGCAGCCAGGCACGCTGCGGGCTCAACACTGGGCACAGAAGGCGGGTGGCACGGCATGGGTTTCAGTTCCAGGTATGAGAAAACAGGAGCAGCCTCTCCTCCCCAGTGAGGCACTACTGCCCCGGATCTGAGTGCCCAGCGCTGGCCCCGCCTTACCTCGGCCGTGGGGAAGAGGGGCACCGCAAACTGCAGCAGGCCCTGGATCTGAATTTGCATGGTGGTGAGCGAGCGCTGGTAGATGGTCAGGGCCTGCATGGCAGAAAACAAGACCTAGCTTAGGGAGTTGTCCATGCCACCCGCAGGAGGGCAGGAAGagcaatgccccccccccagccttgtcAAGACCCAAAGTGCAAGCTGGGCATTGTAACCCTGGGGAGTCAAATCCAGCTAGTGCCAGCTACACCTGTAATGCAGATCCCAGGCCCAGCACAAGCCCGGGAAGAGAGCTTGATGCCTTGATTTTTCCACCCCAAGGTGCCTACGTGGACGTGTCTTGTGGCTGTGGTTGGTGCTGGCAATGCATGGAGCACTGGGATACAGGGTATCGGGAGCCGCATTCCTGCCCCAACACCCAAAGGAGATACTGGGCTCCGCACCTTCTGCGCTCTGGTCCCCCATCATAGGCAGAGtcagcccctctcctcccacccccccgcaaGCACTGCAAGGGGAACCCCCAGGCCTGGGCTTTCCAGCGCCGGCCTCTGGAGAGAAGGCACTAGGCCGCgctgcaggaggggaggggtctcCGTACCTGCTGGAAGGGGTTGCTCAGGTTCTGGCTGCAGCACAGGTAGTAGTGAACCACTTCTGCAACGCAAGCACAAGGGGAGATGTCGGAAACCAGGGTGACATGCCGCTTGCCCCTTGTGGGTGCCTCTCACCCGAGCCAGAGAGATCCCTCCAGCCCTCCCAGATGCAACAACCCTCCCCAGCACCAACAGGGTCCCAGGCCCCGCGGCCCCGGAACAGGGAAAGCAGCGTCTCTGCACAGGAGCCTTTGCCAAGAGAACCAGTCGCCTCTCCGAGACGGGACGGGCTGCTCTGCTGGTGGCTGTCTGCCATGGACGGCACTGGGCCAGGTCATGCTGCAATGTGCCCGCGGGTTTCAGTTCCGCTCCAGGTGGGCGCGTACCTGGACAGAGCTGCCTCTGCTTGCATCAGGGCTGAGGCGAGCCCTGCAAGTTACACGGCCCCGCCTCTTACCCCACTCGTCCACCCACTGGCGTCCCCGCAGGCACCAAAGCCACACCACGCCAGGCACACTGGGCCCGTGCCGAAGCGCTACGCACAAGAAAGGCAATTCCGTCACCTGCACGGAGATCACCCCGAGTTAGGTTCATGATGAACTTGTCCGGGGCGACGCAGAAGTCACTGGTGCCCTGCAAGAAGCAGAGAACACACGTTGACAGCACGGCCCGGTCTCTCGGAAAGAACCCAGGCCAGGGGGCAAAACGACagcggggggggaggcgggggagcaCGTAGCTAggagctgcccccgccccatcAGCTCCACCACACACAAAACTGGGCCCATTTTAATAGGTGGTGGaggtcccattttacagcttCTGTCCCTAAGCAGGGCTCCCCATGCCCCGCACAGCGGACACCAGCCCATTCCTAAGGCCTCTCCGAACCACCCAGAGCTGGGTGCTCTTTGCACACGTGCTCCGGCACCGCCTTGGGCAGCCCCTCCCGCACAGCACAGCCAGCTTGTGCAGGCAGGGCCCCGTGccctgcatgggggggggggggggggagtgcccCTTTCTGCCACGACCACCCTCAGGATCTTGCATTTCATCCCAAGCACTGCAGGACGAGACCCCCCGGCCCCGAGCAGGGGGCAGGTTcccgggtggggaggggaggagagaaaccGACGCAACAGACGCCACATCCCTGCACCTCCATGCCGCACCTACTTGAAGCACAGGAGAGAGACGGGGATTTGGCGGCTGCATGCCCGTCAGCGCCTGGCGCACAGGGCCCAGCTATTAGCAGGAGCTGCTCGCTTCCCCTGGGAGTGGGCTACAAGCACTGAGCAGCTGCTTGGTGTCCTAATGGGATCCAGGCCTTGAACTACTCCCGCTCACACCCACTTTGCAGCACACACTGtgtggacagacagacagccggacttcagcagccagccagcccgccACTCTGTTCCTTCTCACTCACCACAGCCGCAGAGGTGTCCACAGCCAGGGAGGCCCAGCTGAGGATGAGTGTCACCAGCCCGCAGCACAACATCCTACATGAGAAAGGGAGACAACTAAGTTACGGGGACCCGAGATCTCCCACTGCCCAGGCCAGGGGACCCTGCAAGGGCAGGGGCTGTGGTGTCGACTGGATAGAACATGGTCtgggactctgccactgactcaccaaTGACCTTGGGAGAGTCACTGCTCCGATTCCCCACTGCACCAAGCTGCACAGGGGCCTTGCATGCTTACGTGAGCAACTAAGGAgcggtggcggggtggggggggaggggagggagggagcgctGACCCCTGGGCAGAGGGGCTCTCGGTGCTGCAGCACCGTCCATCCCGCAGGTGCGTCAGGGCCCCTGGGCCAACCCAAGGGAGGCAGGTGCAGGGCCAGTTCCAGgcctggggaagggaaggtccccatctcccctcccaaaGATAGCAGCAGCCTCGGCGCAGCGCAGGAGGGTAGGGCTGCACGGGCAGTGCCCACCCCGCGCCAGAcagtggggcagaggtgggtaCTCACATGGTGAGGAGGCACCTGGAACGCTTGGCCAGCCCCAAGCAGGCGATGAGGCAGATGATCAAGTCCAGGATGAAGAGCAGGAGGTAGGAGAGCCACCTGGGcccaggggaggaaggggaaaggctGTCAGAGTCCTGCAGCCAGCCACGCCCCTGGAGGGCCATctaccccagagccagccgcactCCCCTGGAGAGGCCGGCACATGAGCTGCAGCCACAGATGGGAGCCTGCAGCATCGCATCTCCGCAGGGAAGCCAGGAGATGGGGTGAGATGGACACTggcctgacccagtctggcccttCATACGCTCAGGTTGGGGACGGCGGGAGCCCCGTggtctctggctgcccagctggaTCTCAGCCTCTCCCCTCGATGGCAGCAGACGTGCACCCGCGGCCCTGACCCGGCGGCTCTTCTGTTGTGCCTGTCGCACCCTTCACGCCTCTGCCATCATGGCTGGTTTCCGAGCGAGGGCTTCCCCAGGGCCCTCCAATGCACAAACCCGCCCTGCGCAGAGGCGGATGGGACGGCGCTGGCTCGGGCAGGACGGGTGTACGGGCAGCCCACATGGGTGGGGATAGAGACGCATTTGGTCCCATCAAGTCCAGCACCCCAGAAGCAGGCCAGGTCAGCCCTATGTTCGACCCCCAGGGGATGGGGTTTCCTCTGCTCTCCCTTGGGGGGGCAGACTAGCTCAGAGCGGAGGCACCTCCCCCTCGAGGTTCAGCCTAAACTCTCTGTTCCCTGGGTCAGACGCTACATCGCTGAATACGACCCAAGTGCACTGGGCAGGGACGGGGCTGAGCTCCATGGGGCGTGGTGCACACAGGCCAATTACAGCCCCTGGGCGTAGCCAGTTCCTGACACAAGGCAACGCCtcctctgagcccccccaaaGTGGGGCTGGCAGATACGGTTGCAGCAGCCCTCGTGGGGCAGACGCGGTGCTGCaggctgggtctgtggggagttaGCGGGAGCGCTGGCGCGTGGGGAGCACGCTGTGTCTCTGGCTTGCTCTCCCCCGAGGCGCCGGAGCCCAGCGGGCGCTCTGGTTTCATTCTGGCTCGTTAACCCTGCAGGGGAGGGAAAAATCAGCTTGTTTCCGCTCATTAGAATCACTGCCACAGCCAAAAGGAGCCAATTAAATTCCTCGACTCCGGCGCCGCGGGGCGCACGCTGCAGAGAGCTGCGCTCACGGCTCTGGGATCTGCTCAATTTCACAGCTGGGATGGCTCGggagctcctgcccctccccccccaatactgcccccccccccccccccagtctccttcCCCAATGTGTTCGCAACAGGACGGTGAAATCCAATCGGCAGAGCCCCCAATTCAGCAGCATCATCACTGCAGCAACCAGCCAGAGCATTGGACAGGAATTTACCCTggcacagccctgggctcctctcctacccagccccacagtgccatGCTGGCCTGGCCCAGACAGTGCAGTGCAGACCCCGATCCCCCCCCGCTCACCTGTAATACTCCACGTAGCCCACCTGGCCGGCCACAGCAGTCAGGTCAACACTCACGTCCTGCCAGACCGGCAGCCCTGAGAGCTGCCGGACGATGTTGCCAGCCATTTGCTGCAGAAACTTCAGGGTCTGCACGTAGTCGCCCC
The window above is part of the Natator depressus isolate rNatDep1 chromosome 14, rNatDep2.hap1, whole genome shotgun sequence genome. Proteins encoded here:
- the TTYH2 gene encoding protein tweety homolog 2 isoform X2 translates to MALPAARADYLVPWWAAWLHRFPHVSLRLQPVPSAFRPQQPDYQQSLLFLGLVAAVCLGLNLLFLTIYLICLCSCKRGEESETKRPNSCCVTWTAVVAGLVCCAAVGIGFYGNSETNDGVYQLIYAIDNANHTLSGIDTLVSGTTVQMKVGLEQHLARLNEIFAMRGDYVQTLKFLQQMAGNIVRQLSGLPVWQDVSVDLTAVAGQVGYVEYYRWLSYLLLFILDLIICLIACLGLAKRSRCLLTMMLCCGLVTLILSWASLAVDTSAAVGTSDFCVAPDKFIMNLTRGDLRAEVVHYYLCCSQNLSNPFQQALTIYQRSLTTMQIQIQGLLQFAVPLFPTAEDYLDGLMGICYDGVEGLLYLALFSLLAATSFSTLICAMPRAWKHFADRDRDYDDIDEEDPFNPQARRIATHNPPRAQLRSFCSYSSSLGSQTSLHPPAQTISNAPVSEYMNQAALFGGNPRYENVPLIGRGSPPPTYSPSMRATYLSVNDEHIRPYGNEFPA
- the TTYH2 gene encoding protein tweety homolog 2 isoform X1 gives rise to the protein MALPAARADYLVPWWAAWLHRFPHVSLRLQPVPSAFRPQQPDYQQSLLFLGLVAAVCLGLNLLFLTIYLICLCSCKRGEESETKRPNSCCVTWTAVVAGLVCCAAVGIGFYGNSETNDGVYQLIYAIDNANHTLSGIDTLVSGTTVQMKVGLEQHLARLNEIFAMRGDYVQTLKFLQQMAGNIVRQLSGLPVWQDVSVDLTAVAGQVGYVEYYRWLSYLLLFILDLIICLIACLGLAKRSRCLLTMMLCCGLVTLILSWASLAVDTSAAVGTSDFCVAPDKFIMNLTRGDLRAEVVHYYLCCSQNLSNPFQQALTIYQRSLTTMQIQIQGLLQFAVPLFPTAEKDLLGIQQLLNSSETSLHQLTAMLDCRGLHKDYLDGLMGICYDGVEGLLYLALFSLLAATSFSTLICAMPRAWKHFADRDRDYDDIDEEDPFNPQARRIATHNPPRAQLRSFCSYSSSLGSQTSLHPPAQTISNAPVSEYMNQAALFGGNPRYENVPLIGRGSPPPTYSPSMRATYLSVNDEHIRPYGNEFPA